The sequence tccttcttcctccttccttctccctttttcctccttccctcacccttcttccttcttccttcttccttcttccttcttccttcttctttcttccttcttccttcattattcttttttcattcttccttcttcattcttccttcttttcttcttccatattttcttctttcttcttccatatttctttttccttctttcttcttcatcttccttcttccttcttccatcttccatcttccttcttccttcttcatttttccttcctcctcttacttcttccttcttccttcttccttcttccttcgtccttcttccttcttccttcttcattcttccttcttctttcttccttcttccttcttctttcttccttcttccttcttccgtcttccttctcacCTCTTCCTTCCtcgtttttccttttttcttattccgttctacttcttcctcacgtcacactattcacttctcactccccagtgcTTATtcagcctaatggccattcagcctaatggccattcggcctaatggcctttaggcctaatgacccagcatcaacGATGGGTAGGCCGTTCAGACatcatcatttggccgaaggcttcAAGGTCGAAAGTTGattgaatagatcatttgaccgaaaatactaGTCGCTAGGACCtgttcaaaatgttatttgccTGAAATGGACAAACGGCCGAAAAGTCGTTCAACCGAAATAATCCTTTAGTCGGAAAAGTCGTTTGCTCTAATAGGGCATTTCACCGAATCCCAAGTAGTTGGTCATTGTATAGCAAAACCCCCATTTCAAGACCGTTCCTTTTAGCTGATTAAGAGGCTAAATAAGTCTTAAAGTCTTAAAGCTACTTCTGGCTCCCGAAAGCTCCAATGCGAACTATAAGCAACTTCAAGTTCAAGTTTCACcttaattcagaagaattttagaataatttctcgtagaaattcggaaaaacagaagaattttccgtcgaaatttagaacaattctcgcttaacttttcaaaaggacctaagtaacattttttcatgaattaatttgagtagtgtAATCATTGCGCtgctgttgattgcgctattcaaataaattcatgaaaaaaatgttacttaggaccttttgaaaagttaagcgagaatttatCAACGTTTCTGAACGAAATGATTCGCGGTTTGCGGGAGCCTTTTAAAGCGATTCTGTCGTCGttgatatggaagcgtaaattgAACATTACCGGCGTCGcgacgatgaaatcgcttaggtctgggggagccttaaatgTGCGGCTATCATCGTGGTTGATACACAGAATACGAAACACTATTTTTTATCGATTTATTCATGTGAACTTCGTTGCCGTGCAGTCAGCGGCGTCAGTCGTCTTGCGTGCTGTGTAGTGTGGGCTCGACTTCCGCTCTAGtaaaggagaaaacttttcgtaaagcggaacattttccactggtccactgggtgttatgtgaaTGTACTGTCCGTTGTCCAATGCTAGGTGTTGAGTATttagtctgtgcgacctctggtcgaagacggcgACCCTGTCTATTTTATATACCAAAAAGATTTATGTCAGAAGTTACAAATCAGATCCACTCTACAGCAGAAGAAACGCGTAGAAAAAGGGAAGGTGGTTATGGTACGAAAAATGTTGAAGTAGGAATGTCACAAGCAATggggaaaataaataatattcttcCATCAATCTAATGTCACGAGTTGAGTTGTACTGAAACTTGAACAGTATAAGCTTGAACAGTGAACAGTAAATtgactggtggaattaaatggacagtacttaattcgtcttagacggttgaatacattccactaaaagagctttatatatttttttttgaacagTATATTTacaaattaaacttttttaCTTAAGTAAAAGAACACATAATTTTTTAAAGCAAGAAGTATGTCGATAAGAAGATTAAAATACTGGAAAGAATATTAGAAGTCATGTTTCTTGCTAAACTTCTTCCATTTCGATCTACCAACGGTTGAAATAATGCAATATCTTCCATTTTGGAGCTCCATCCGATTATCtgcaacaaaataaattttagtATCCGCAATATCACACGTGCCTATAGGAAATTACCAATTCGCCTCTATTTTGCAGTTCCAGCCATGCCTCCAGGGGCCTAAAAAAGTCCAATAATGGTTCCACAGATAGACGAGAAGTTTTACCCCTTGTTAAGAGTTTTATCAACTGTGTTGTTGTAAGAGATGCCCCTTGTTGCATTACATCACTGGAATTGAAACAAACaagaaattttatttgttttatttgaatgAATCCGAAATGCCTGCAAAATTACCTCAGTATTCTACCGGCTTCGCGCGAGCGATAGAAATCGCACGTGTGCAACGGTCCAACGTGATGCGATGCCTGACATAGTTCCGAGAATACCTGGAACTGTAGCACAGTGGCGACGAAATACCTAATGTAGTCCTGATCAGAGATAACGTGATACTTCGCCCCTGGGTCGAAATGTTCAAAGCCTCGAGCCACGGGAGGAATAATGCCTTGATATCGAAGCCGAAGCTCCCACCAGCGAGCATTCATGCCGACTGGACCTTTCTCGAACACATACCAGCGCCACTGAAAACAATAAACCAGATTTAGTTCATTTGCTCATTCAACATAGCATTGTTTCTTAACCTTTTCAAGAGCCAAACTGAAAGCCATGAACGGAAGTTTGTCCAAAGCCACACCTAAAAGGTATTCGATGTTAACCATAGTATTGCCATTTACTACCGATACCGGTGTATTAAGTAATCCCAATTTTTGCAGATGATTTGGGCCTCCGACCGACAAACTAATAGCATTTGCAATGGCTTCATGGAATGCGGGATTCGGTCCTTCACGGTACAGAAAAGGCTGACTCGTGTATTGCATATAATACTGCACGTGTGTCATTTCATGATGTGCATTAACGAAGTCCTCCAGGTTGACTTGCGTACATTGTTTAATACGAAAATCAACCTTATTGCAAAAGTCCCAAGCGGATGCAGTGCAATGACCAAACATCTCATTCGCCTGTTGCAGCACCGAATTACGCCAAAACTCCGGTGCCATTGGAGGAAGACCAATAGATGTAAAGAACTCCTCAGCTGTTTGAAACATCTTCAACGGGGTGTAACCTTGCCGCACTAGTTCCCCTGTGATATCTGGTGTCTCAGGTGGCCCTGTTCTAACGATGTCCAAAATATTCCTCCAATTTTGAGCCCATATGTTACCTAACAGATGTGCCGGAAGCGGTCCGTCCCTACGAATTACATGCTCACCATATTGTCTCACTAGACCCTTCCTGACCAGGGTTACAAGCTGTTTGTAGAGTGGTTGCACTTTGGTCCACAGATCACTTACTGTGAAGAAAAAATCGCTATCATCATAAACCGAACGCATTTGGTCTCCGGCGTCGCTGAACCCATGGCGTTCAGCAGCTTGGTTCGCTAGGTCCAAATATCTCATGAACGTATTTTTCACCGGTGGTCCAGTTTTCTCATGCCATGATAACCAATAATATCTCAACTCGGGTTCAACGCGACTTGTTTCTATTATCTGTGCGACGTCCGGCTCTAGCTTCAGGTCGCAATACGCCGTATAACCGGTAACGTAATTCGACGGTTTAAAACTGTCTGCTCCCAATGATGTAGGGTGTGTTCCTTGGATTGGACAAATTTTGGCATTGTTGTAATTTTCCTTCATCAACGAAATGACATGCGCTAACTGAAATTGACCGTTTTGATGAAGTGAAAAAATCTGCTTACTGTTGAAATACACGATCATACCTCAGCGTACTTATCTTCTCCCAAACCGCACCGTCCAGGTTGAACAATCCGTCCCAACTGTCGCCGTATGCCGGAATCCACAATAGTAGATGAATCGAACGAAGCGGCCCGTCTCCAGCTAAGGCATTCGAATTTGGACGCCAGGTTCTGTTGTTCGCGCATGCGGCGCTTATTGAACTCCGTTGAATTGGTAGCGTACTTCCATTCACTGCTAGCAACTCTGTGGTACGAATGATATAAGGTGTTTGAATTGTATAAATACATGATACTACATAAAATATTGTCTTACCGATTGCACATTTCGGCAGCTTCACGATCAAAGTCCCGTAGAAACTGGATGGCATCTCCCAAGTTATCATTGGTTGTCTGTTAAATTATAAAGGAAAAAAGATGGGACATAAATTACTTGTAGGTAATCGTGTATATAAATAATGAAAACCTTAAAGAGCACGGGGTTGATTTTAACAATAAATTACATAAAAGAAACACAACTTTGTCGTGGAATGACACCCTAGCAACTCGAGCAAACCGAAGTCAATCTTTACAGAACAATGCACATTGGTCCAGGTAGCatacaaagcggtaataagttgttcaagccgaacatagcagagatagaaaaaactttgttctacaaagttgctcctaacTGTGAAGGGCtttttgaggttttcataaaaattagggtgggccacatttgaaaaaaataaatataaaactttttcatttgcagagata comes from Armigeres subalbatus isolate Guangzhou_Male chromosome 2, GZ_Asu_2, whole genome shotgun sequence and encodes:
- the LOC134212391 gene encoding angiotensin-converting enzyme-like isoform X2, producing the protein MCNRVASSEWKYATNSTEFNKRRMREQQNLASKFECLSWRRAASFDSSTIVDSGIRRQLGRIVQPGRCGLGEDKYAELAHVISLMKENYNNAKICPIQGTHPTSLGADSFKPSNYVTGYTAYCDLKLEPDVAQIIETSRVEPELRYYWLSWHEKTGPPVKNTFMRYLDLANQAAERHGFSDAGDQMRSVYDDSDFFFTVSDLWTKVQPLYKQLVTLVRKGLVRQYGEHVIRRDGPLPAHLLGNIWAQNWRNILDIVRTGPPETPDITGELVRQGYTPLKMFQTAEEFFTSIGLPPMAPEFWRNSVLQQANEMFGHCTASAWDFCNKVDFRIKQCTQVNLEDFVNAHHEMTHVQYYMQYTSQPFLYREGPNPAFHEAIANAISLSVGGPNHLQKLGLLNTPVSVVNGNTMVNIEYLLGVALDKLPFMAFSLALEKWRWYVFEKGPVGMNARWWELRLRYQGIIPPVARGFEHFDPGAKYHVISDQDYIRYFVATVLQFQVFSELCQASHHVGPLHTCDFYRSREAGRILSDVMQQGASLTTTQLIKLLTRGKTSRLSVEPLLDFFRPLEAWLELQNRGELIIGWSSKMEDIALFQPLVDRNGRSLARNMTSNILSSILIFLSTYFLL
- the LOC134212391 gene encoding angiotensin-converting enzyme-like isoform X1, which translates into the protein MGARIILVLCLAYVLIYGTSAQISDLRYTETTNDNLGDAIQFLRDFDREAAEMCNRVASSEWKYATNSTEFNKRRMREQQNLASKFECLSWRRAASFDSSTIVDSGIRRQLGRIVQPGRCGLGEDKYAELAHVISLMKENYNNAKICPIQGTHPTSLGADSFKPSNYVTGYTAYCDLKLEPDVAQIIETSRVEPELRYYWLSWHEKTGPPVKNTFMRYLDLANQAAERHGFSDAGDQMRSVYDDSDFFFTVSDLWTKVQPLYKQLVTLVRKGLVRQYGEHVIRRDGPLPAHLLGNIWAQNWRNILDIVRTGPPETPDITGELVRQGYTPLKMFQTAEEFFTSIGLPPMAPEFWRNSVLQQANEMFGHCTASAWDFCNKVDFRIKQCTQVNLEDFVNAHHEMTHVQYYMQYTSQPFLYREGPNPAFHEAIANAISLSVGGPNHLQKLGLLNTPVSVVNGNTMVNIEYLLGVALDKLPFMAFSLALEKWRWYVFEKGPVGMNARWWELRLRYQGIIPPVARGFEHFDPGAKYHVISDQDYIRYFVATVLQFQVFSELCQASHHVGPLHTCDFYRSREAGRILSDVMQQGASLTTTQLIKLLTRGKTSRLSVEPLLDFFRPLEAWLELQNRGELIIGWSSKMEDIALFQPLVDRNGRSLARNMTSNILSSILIFLSTYFLL